From a single Amyelois transitella isolate CPQ chromosome 18, ilAmyTran1.1, whole genome shotgun sequence genomic region:
- the LOC106130229 gene encoding DNA repair protein RAD51 homolog 1, producing the protein MTATASATTATIDEDLDECGPQLITKLEGNGITSGDIKKLEEAGYHTVESVAYAPKKWLITIKGISEAKADKILAEASKLVPMGFTTATEFHQKRAEIIQLTTGSKELDRLLGGGIETGSITEIFGEFRTGKTQLCHTLAVTCQLPIEQSGGEGKCMYIDTEGTFRPERLLAVAQRYGMEGAAVLDNVAYARAYNTDHQTQLLVQACAMMAESRYSLIIVDSATALYRTDYSGRGELNPRQQHLGRFMRMLLRLADEFGVAVIITNQVVAQVDSVGVFNADTKKPIGGHILAHASTTRLYLRKGRGDNRVCKIYDSPCLPETEAMFAISAEGITDAKE; encoded by the exons ATGACTGCTACAGCATCTGCTACTACTGCTACTATCGATGAAGACTTAGACGAATGTGGACCGCAGTTAATAACCAAGCTAGAG GGAAATGGAATAACATCAGGTGACATAAAGAAACTAGAAGAAGCAGGTTACCACACTGTGGAGTCAGTTGCTTATGCTCCTAAGAAATGGCTTATAACTATAAAGGGTATATCAGAAGCAAAAGCTGACAAGATATTGGCAGAGGCATCAAAGTTGGTACCAATGGGTTTCACTACTGCCACTGAGTTTCATCAGAAAag gGCTGAAATCATTCAGTTGACCACTGGATCGAAGGAACTGGATAGATTACTTGGAGGCGGAATTGAGACAGGATCCATCACAGAAATATTTGGTGAATTCCGGACTGGAAAGACACAGCTGTGCCACACATTGGCTGTTACTTGTCAG TTGCCGATAGAACAGTCGGGCGGCGAAGggaaatgtatgtacatcGACACGGAGGGTACATTCCGTCCGGAGAGACTGCTGGCTGTGGCGCAGCGCTACGGCATGGAGGGCGCCGCCGTGTTGGACAACGTGGCGTACGCTCGGGCGTACAATACGGACCATCAGACGCAGCTGTTGGTGCAAGCTTGTGCGATGATGGCGGAGTCCAG atactCGCTGATAATAGTGGACAGTGCAACGGCGTTATACAGAACAGATTATTCCGGAAGAGGAGAGCTGAACCCGAGACAACAACACCTCGGTCGTTTCATGAGAATGTTACTCAGACTAGCTGACGAG tTCGGAGTTGCAGTCATAATAACCAATCAAGTGGTGGCCCAGGTGGATTCAGTGGGCGTCTTCAACGCAGACACTAAAAAGCCTATAGGGGGGCACATTTTGGCACACGCCTCGACGACTAGACTTTACTTGCGCAAGGGCAGAGGCGACAACCGCGTGTGTAAAATATACGACAGCCCTTGCTTACCCGAAACAGAGGCAATGTTCGCTATTAGTGCTGAAGGTATAACTGACGCTAAAGAATAA